A single Rhopalosiphum padi isolate XX-2018 chromosome 4, ASM2088224v1, whole genome shotgun sequence DNA region contains:
- the LOC132929282 gene encoding uncharacterized protein LOC132929282, which translates to MVLWNKIVLFLISLCMVALCDSTFQKPLDPFTLLRYDKRTPEDQPPNNDKNVSVEFDEYPVIVPKRTALLLDRLMVALQKAVDGNNSGNMKGYYPERSIPISGAPRPSPGMELQRRNQQKGRLYWRCYFNAVSCFK; encoded by the exons ATGGTTCTTtggaataaaatagttttatttctgATATCGTTGTGTATGGTTGCGTTGTGCGATTCGACATTTCAAAAACCATTGGACCCCTTCACATTACTCAGATACGACAAACGGACGCCTGAAGACCAGCCGCCGAACAACGATAAGAATGTATCGGTCGAATTCGACGAATACCCG gtgATTGTGCCAAAAAGGACCGCACTATTGCTGGATAGACTAATGGTGGCATTACAAAAAGCTGTAGACGGAAATAATTCTGGAAATATGAAAGGATACTATCCAGAAAGATCAATTCCAATTAGCGGAGCTCCTAGACCAAGCCCAGGA ATGGAACTACAGAGACGAAATCAACAAAAAGGACGACTATACTGGAGATGTTATTTCAACGCTGTATCCTGTTTTAAATAG